TGTGGTGTCGTTGTCCTTTCGGGCCTCGTTAGTTGCAGGTTGTTCACTTGGTTCAGATTTCTCACTGCTTTCATCACTGGGAGGACTGTCTAGATCTGCATCGGCGGACGGCTGCTCAGGTCGCACCCAGAGTTTGTTGGTTCCAGTTTTTGCAGCAGGTTTCAGGCTTTTGAGGGTGTCAGCGGTTGCGCTTACAAGGCTCGCTAACACGGTGGTGAGTTGTTGAAGGCTCGTGGCCCAGCGTTCCCGGGAGCCGAGTCTTTGTCGCTCCTCATCGCTGAGTTGTTGCCAGCGGGCTTGCCCAACTTCGGCCCCTAGGCGGCTGATCAGCAAACCGGCGCAGGCCACTGCCAGCATGGGAGCTCCTCGGAGTCGGTCACTGCTGGTCACGAGGACCAGTCCAAGCAGGAGGATGACGGCTCCCCAGGCGCCATCGCGGGGACGACTGAGCTCAGTCGCGAGCAGTGGCAGCAGCAGAACTGCAAGACCCGCCAGCAAACAGAGGTCTCCAGTAAGAGTGGCCAGCATCGGTGAATCGAGTGTCGACGTTGTCGCCATTCTGGGTCGATGTATAGGATTCGCTTCTGCCCATCTGGCGGAATTGGTAGACGCGCTGGTTTTAGGTACCAGTGACTTCGGTTGTGCGAGTTCAAGTCTCGCGGTGGGCATTCCTTTCCTAGATTGGTGTCGCTTGTAGTAGCAGGCGACACAGGAATCTTTCGATGACTCAAGCCCTCGCACAACCGGTGAGCTCGGGATCGACTCCCCGGCTTCGGTCAGTGCCTAAGGAGTTTCTCGATCCACCGTCTGCATGGAATCCAACGGTTGCTCTGTTTTTGGGCGGTTATGGCTTGGCAGCTTTGACCATTTGGGGCTGGTTTGTGGGTGGTTGGCCGTTGCCCCTGTTGTTGATATGTGGGTTCTTAGCTCTCCATTTAGAGGGCACCGTTGTGCACGATGCCTGTCACAAGGCGGCTCATCCGGTCCCTTGGGTTAATCAAACGATGGGGCACGGATCAGCCTTGCTTTTGGGGTTCAGTTTTCCTGTCTTTACACGGGTGCACTTGCAACATCATTCTCATGTGAATGATCCAAAGCATGATCCTGACCACATCGTGAGTACCTTTGGGCCTCTCTGGTTAATTGCCCCCCGATTTTTTTATCACGAGTTTTTCTTCTTTCAACGCAAGCTATGGAAGCGTTGGGAGTTGATGCAGTGGGGATTCGAGCGTGCAGTCTTTTTTACGATCATTGCTGCTGCAATTCGATTCGATTTTCTACCTTTTATTTTTAATTGTTGGTTCGCACCAGCGCTCATGGTTGGAGTCACACTGGGTCTTTTCTTTGACTACTTGCCCCACAGGCCATTTTTGTCGCGGAATCGTTGGCAGAACGCTCGTGTGTATCCAGGCCGCACAATGAATTGGTTGATTATGGGGCAAAATTATCACTTAGTGCATCATCTTTGGCCCTCTATTCCCTGGTTTGAGTACAAGCCCGCCTACGAGGCGACAAAGCCTCTCCTTGATGCGAAAGAATCGCCACAGAGGCTAGGAATCTTCGAAACACGCTCTGATGTCGTCAATTTCTTCTACGACATTTTGATCGGAGTTCGAAGTCACAAGCCAAGGGGTAGCAAGATGCGTCCGATTGCCAAGTTTCTTCCCAGTAGGCGTCTCAAACGCGCTTGGCTTTCATTGCTAAGGCGCACGGCCGTCACTCCGGCACGTCAACGTCTCTAAAGCGTTACGTTGGCGTGCCGGCTAGGGCTCACTTGTGGCCTAGTCCGCAAGGATTTTGGGAACGCGGAAGAAATCGCCTTCGCGTTGGGGGGCTTGATCTAAGAGGTCCTGCCTTACATCTGTTGCGACAACAGTGTCCTCACGCGTTGCATTGATCACTTCCACCGCACGTGTAGTGGGTAAAACGCCTTCGGTGTCCACGGCTTGAAGCTGATCCACGTAATCGAGAATTCGCTCAAGCTGCCCCGTGTATGTGGCGATGGTGTCTTCAGGGAGATCAAGGCGGGCAAGTTGGGCCACCTTGCGTACGTCGTCGGCGGTGATCTTGCTCATGCAGCGGAGAGAAAGGTTTCAAGATCTTCGCGCAGTGCCGTGGCTGCTGTATCCAGTAACTCTGCTCCGTGTTCTGGCTTGGCCAGATAGGGGTCAGAGCCCATGCGGCCATCGGGATAGCGTCGCCGAAAATCGGCTGGGCCGTGAATCGCTCCGCATGGGGCGGCTTCAGGTAAGGGCCTTTGTTTGGTCACCAGGCTGTCGTGAAGGTGGAGGGTAACGGCGATTTCGCTTGGGGTGGCATGTTGGCCTTCGCGATTGCCATAGAGCTCTCGGGCTTGGCGCATCACAGCCCCTGCCATAAACCAGTTAGAGAGTCTGCAGCGCAGTTTGGGTGCTACCGGTAGTCCTCTGCTGGCGGCGGTTCCATAGGCCTGGGCAAAGGCTGCTTTGGTGGTGGCCATGTTGCCTCCGTGGCCATTCACCACAAAGATTCGCTCGAATCCATGGGTGGCCAAGGACAACACAAGGTCATGCATGACCGCCATCAGGGTGGCTGGCTGAAGACTCATCGTGCCCGCGAAGCCGAGATGGTGTTCGGCCATGCCATAGGCCTGAGCTGGCGTAACCAGCACTCCGCTGCGACGACCTAGCTCCAACGCCACAGCTTCTGCTGTGAGGGCGTCAGTCCCAATCGCACCCGTGGGTCCATGTTGTTCTGTGGAACCTAAGGGGATGATGATTCCTTTGCAGCCTTTCAGATAGGCCTCAACATCGGGCCAACTCTGGAGAGCCAAACGAATGGCTTCGGTGTTGGCTGCTGGGCCAGGCAGGGTGGCGTTCATGCCATCTCAATCAGTGGCTTGATGATCGCTCAGCTCGCGCCTTAGTGCGCTGTGCCGTTGCCGTCGTACTTGTCGGTGTTGTAGTAGCCCCCTCTGGTCCCGAAGTAAAAGGTGGCAATCACGAACAGTCCGCTGCCAAAGACCAAGACGGTCCCGAGATTGAAGCCGGATAGGGCGGCGTCCATGGTTGCAAGGTCAGTGCATCAATCATGCCAAGGACTTGCAAACTGAGCTTTCTCGGTGCGCTGATCGTCACCGGAGTGGCGCAGATCTCACGGAATAATCTCCTTTCCGTCTCCTTGAATCTCCAACCAATCGCGTAACCAGGCGGTGAGCCAGATGAACGGAAGGGTGTCAGCAAACGCCGCGAGGGCTTTAAACAAATATCCACTGGCGATGAACGCTCCCAGCTGAGGAAGAACCGCTTCACCGGCGCGAATGGGTAAAACATGCGTGGCGTAGTGGCTGATCAACACCACCGCACTGGTGTCCACCAATTGACTCACCAAGGTGGATCCGTTATTTCGAAGCCAGAGGGCCTTGCCATTCGTGCGTTCCTTCCAAAAGTGAAACAACCGCACGTCCACGAATTGGGCGGTGAGGTAAGCCACCATCGATGCT
The window above is part of the Synechococcus sp. WH 8020 genome. Proteins encoded here:
- the crtR gene encoding beta-carotene hydroxylase codes for the protein MTQALAQPVSSGSTPRLRSVPKEFLDPPSAWNPTVALFLGGYGLAALTIWGWFVGGWPLPLLLICGFLALHLEGTVVHDACHKAAHPVPWVNQTMGHGSALLLGFSFPVFTRVHLQHHSHVNDPKHDPDHIVSTFGPLWLIAPRFFYHEFFFFQRKLWKRWELMQWGFERAVFFTIIAAAIRFDFLPFIFNCWFAPALMVGVTLGLFFDYLPHRPFLSRNRWQNARVYPGRTMNWLIMGQNYHLVHHLWPSIPWFEYKPAYEATKPLLDAKESPQRLGIFETRSDVVNFFYDILIGVRSHKPRGSKMRPIAKFLPSRRLKRAWLSLLRRTAVTPARQRL
- the gatC gene encoding Asp-tRNA(Asn)/Glu-tRNA(Gln) amidotransferase subunit GatC, which encodes MSKITADDVRKVAQLARLDLPEDTIATYTGQLERILDYVDQLQAVDTEGVLPTTRAVEVINATREDTVVATDVRQDLLDQAPQREGDFFRVPKILAD
- a CDS encoding creatininase family protein; translated protein: MNATLPGPAANTEAIRLALQSWPDVEAYLKGCKGIIIPLGSTEQHGPTGAIGTDALTAEAVALELGRRSGVLVTPAQAYGMAEHHLGFAGTMSLQPATLMAVMHDLVLSLATHGFERIFVVNGHGGNMATTKAAFAQAYGTAASRGLPVAPKLRCRLSNWFMAGAVMRQARELYGNREGQHATPSEIAVTLHLHDSLVTKQRPLPEAAPCGAIHGPADFRRRYPDGRMGSDPYLAKPEHGAELLDTAATALREDLETFLSAA